The following DNA comes from Puniceicoccaceae bacterium.
CTTGAAGGATTCAAAAGTGTGCAGGAAAAGGCCGGACCGCAACTTGGGTTCAAACCAGGTGCTCTTCGGCGGCATGATCTCATCTGCGTCCGAGATTGCCATCAACTGCTCAACGGTGACCGGAGCCATGGAAAACGCGACGGCTGCTTCGCCCGAGTCGACTGTTTGTTTCAAATACGATGTGCCACGGATGCCTCCTGCGAACTCGATATGCTCAGCCGTGCGCGGATCCTCAACCCCCAGTAACGGGTCGAGAATCAAGCGCTGCAAGTGGCTCACGTCGAGGGCATCCACC
Coding sequences within:
- a CDS encoding DUF1015 domain-containing protein, whose product is MYLDGSWYELSFENEVVSSPVDALDVSHLQRLILDPLLGVEDPRTAEHIEFAGGIRGTSYLKQTVDSGEAAVAFSMAPVTVEQLMAISDADEIMPPKSTWFEPKLRSGLFLHTFESFKSGN